Proteins from a genomic interval of Papaver somniferum cultivar HN1 chromosome 4, ASM357369v1, whole genome shotgun sequence:
- the LOC113273860 gene encoding uncharacterized protein LOC113273860 — protein sequence MVVGKKETPHLVQRGKQLIGNYLLQSIISNIDLREDLTDAVKEFVKFWFKIGDSVGYLDQVWIEETIKSRDMVLLHVSGYFKEDQKAGYGVMIRDVHLRPIKSRKIKKQDMELRLSLKSRIWSYENGLIRCMLGVIGKDLEGFVFAYCNTCV from the exons ATGGTTGTAGGGAAGAAAGAAACACCCCATCTC GTACAACGTGGTAAACAACTAATTGGTAACTATCTTCTTCAATCGATTATTTCTAATATTGATCTACGAGAAGATCTTACTGATGCAGTGAAGGAATTTGTgaaattttggtttaaaattggggaCTCTGTGGGTTATTTAGATCAAGTCTGGATAGAGGAGACTATTAAGAGTAGAGACATGGTTCTTCTGCATGTGAGTGGTTATTTTAAGGAAGATCAAAAAGCAGGATATGGAGTTATGATCCGGGATGTTCATCTCAGGCCTATAAAAAGCAGGAAGATCAAAAAGCAGGATATGgagttaagattgagtttgaaaaGCAGGATATGGAGTTATGAAAATGGActgattagatgtatgttaggtgttATAGGGAAGGATTTGGAAGGATTTGTGTTTGCTTATTGTAATACTTGTGTTTGA
- the LOC113272497 gene encoding uncharacterized protein LOC113272497 — protein sequence MPLCVSQPNPNYKVSTFIMHDTGAWNVPLVQAFFTRENCLKICSMKIPISGNDTLVWTYNKSGILSVKSVYKLLANEIPHNSNNNPDIEVHKSLWKSPLLPRTQLFVWKCVENILPTGSKLVRYNNNHDDRCKVCNSDVFETPEHMILHCSFARDVWSHIPSISNLILQDLNSSISLKEWVTKWLTTRQLQTHLVTVLNTAWCIWKDRCSKVFENKTPNPQFTARTSLRLSEEISSNIVTTPITNSVTSVQDNNASLLQQISQDSLILFRDASFDKDTNKSGIGIVAMNAVGEFKDCKLISRSTTSPEDAESGALLEAAKWIREKNLQNVYLISDAKNIVAYLNHNRGQTSLTSCSILDDCLFLLKDHHLVKFLHVKRAINSAADAAAKHSRVSNISGEWDGNNCPYFLQNIVNSH from the coding sequence ATGCCCCTATGTGTCAGTCAACCAAATCCTAACTATAAGGTTTCTACTTTTATTATGCATGATACTGGTGCCTGGAATGTTCCTTTAGTGCAAGCTTTCTTCACTAGGGAAAATTGTTTGAAAATATGCAGCATGAAAATTCCCATCTCTGGTAATGATACTCTTGTATGGACTTATAATAAGAGTGGGATTTTATCTGTTAAATCTGTTTATAAATTACTAGCTAATGAGATTCCTCATAATTCAAACAATAATCCTGATATTGAAGTCCATAAATCCCTTTGGAAATCTCCCCTTTTGCCTAGAACCCAACTTTTCGTTTGGAAATGTGTTGAAAATATTCTTCCTACAGGTAGTAAATTAGTGAGATACAATAACAATCATGATGACAGATGTAAGGTATGTAATTCTGATGTTTTTGAAACTCCTGAACATATGATACTACATTGTTCCTTTGCTAGAGATGTGTGGTCTCATATCCCAAGTATCAGTAACCTTATTTTGCAGGATCTGAATTCCAGTATTAGCTTAAAAGAATGGGTCACTAAATGGCTTACAACAAGACAattacaaacccatcttgttacTGTGCTGAACACTGCTTGgtgtatatggaaagataggtgttCTAAAGTCTTTGAAAATAAAACACCTAACCCACAGTTCACAGCTAGGACTTCCCTTAGATTATCTGAAGAAATTTCCAGTAATATAGTGACCACTCCTATTACTAATTCTGTCACTTCAGTTCAAGACAACAATGCTAGTTTACTGCAACAAATTTCACAAGATAGTTTAATATTATTCCGTGATGCTTCTTTTGATAAAGATACTAATAAATCTGGAATTGGGATTGTGGCTATGAATGCAGTAGGTGAATTCAAGGACTGCAAGTTAATTTCAAGAAGCACGACAAGTCCCGAGGATGCTGAAAGTGGTGCACTGCTGGAAGCTGCCAAATGGATCAgagagaaaaatcttcaaaatGTTTACTTAATCAGTGATGCCAAAAATATTGTGGCATATCTTAATCATAACAGAGGCCAAACTAGTTTGACCTCCTGCTCAATTCTAGATGACTGCTTATTTCTTTTGAAGGATCATCATTTAGTTAAATTTTTACATGTTAAAAGGGCTATCAATAGTGCTGCAGATGCTGCTGCCAAGCATAGTAGAGTCAGTAATATTTCAGGAGAATGGGATGGAAATAACTGTCCATATTTCCTTCAAAATATTGTAAACTCTCATTAA
- the LOC113272496 gene encoding protein pleiotropic regulatory locus 1-like: protein MESCYRSHELPTPVWHALWRKYRVISGNLGWVRCIAFDPSNSWFSTGSADRTIKIWDVATGSLKLTLTGRIGQVRGLAVSTQQTYMFSAADDKQVKCWDLEQNKVIRSYHGHLSGVYCLALHPTINILLTGGRDSVCRVWDIRTSKQIYALSGHGDTVCSLLTRATDPQVITGSHDTTIKFWDLRNCWKTMGTLTHHKKSVRAMAMHPADPRTFASAGADNNVKKFRLPDGQFYHNMRSQQKATINAVAVNEEGVMATGGDDGSLWFWDWKSGHNYQRTRTTVQPGSLDCEAGIYALSYDITGSRLVSCEADKTIKMWKKDEAASPETHPLINYKPCTRVY, encoded by the coding sequence ATGGAAAGTTGCTATCGAAGTCATGAATTGCCCACACCAGTAtggcatgctctttggaggaaataTAGAGTCATAAGTGGGAATTTGGGATGGGTAAGATGTATTGCTTTTGACCCTAGCAATTCCTGGTTTTCTACTGGATCTGCAGACCGTACTATCAAGATATGGGATGTAGCAACAGGAAGCCTAAAACTCACATTAACAGGACGTATAGGCCAGGTACGTGGACTTGCTGTCAGCACACAACAAACATACAtgttttctgctgctgatgacAAGCAAGTTAAATGTTGGGACCTCGAACAGAACAAAGTCATCCGATCATACCACGGCCATCTAAGTGGTGTTTACTGTTTAGCTCTTCACCCGACTATCAACATCTTACTTACCGGAGGTCGTGACTCTGTCTGCCGGGTTTGGGATATCCGCACTTCTAAGCAGATCTATGCTCTCTCTGGACATGGGGATACGGTTTGTTCACTTCTTACACGAGCAACCGATCCACAAGTTATAACTGGATCTCACGATACAACAATCAAGTTTTGGGATCTCCGGAATTGCTGGAAGACTATGGGAACACTCACGCACCACAAGAAATCCGTGAGGGCAATGGCGATGCATCCAGCAGATCCTCGTACTTTTGCGTCGGCAGGTGCAGACAACAACGTAAAGAAATTTAGACTTCCTGATGGACAGTTTTACCACAATATGCGTTCTCAGCAGAAGGCAACTATAAATGCAGTGGCTGTCAATGAGGAAGGAGTGATGGCTACCGGAGGTGACGATGGAAGCCTGTGGTTCTGGGACTGGAAGAGTGGACACAACTACCAGAGAACTCGCACGACTGTGCAGCCTGGTTCGTTGGATTGTGAAGCTGGAATATACGCCCTCTCTTATGACATAACTGGATCAAGACTAGTTTCTTGCGAAGCTGACAAGACTATCAAGATGTGGAAAAAGGACGAAGCTGCAAGTCCAGAAACTCATCCACTGATCAATTATAAACCATGCACGCGTGTATATTGA